The nucleotide window TGGTGCTTGGGActttactttaaatgtaagttttGATATTTGGGaataattgttattttaagttCAGGAAACCCTGTGCAAACAGTTGGAAGTTTTTCTCTTTGCAGTCCTGGACGTTTGCTACCAGGCCTGTAAGGAAAGGCttgttacatacatttttttttttgtttgtatgataAGTGCTAGGGATGTGGAAATAAGTTCTTCAGACCCTAAGATGACTTTCAGTAGCTTTAaaagtgccttaaaaaaaaattttttttttttttaaataagtgctcagggcacctggatggctcagttggttaagtatccgacatcagctcaggtcatgatctcacagttcatgggttcgagccccgcgtcaggttctgtgctgacaactcagagcctggagcctgtttcagattctgtgtctccctctctctctgcccctcccccactcacactatgtctctctctctcaaaaatgaataaacattaaaaattaaaaataagtgctTAAAGTAAAAGAATCAAGTAATTGCTTGaagtgctttttttaatgtttgttaattttgagagagcacatgagtggggaaggggcagagagagagggagagagagaatcccaagcagagagatCCCCGatggcaggacttgaacccacaaaccatgagatcatgacctgagccgaaatcaagaatcagatgctcaactgactgagccacccaggtgccccacttgaaATGCTTTTTAAGCTTAGTTATTTGGCAGATCACTAGATTCTTAAGGGACGCTTATGTCTTGTTGGAGTGTGCTATGGGAATgatttatataattgtataataatatatgtttatacttGGCTTTCAAGTCATTGACCATATATTGATAGTCACCTTTGTTTAGAATTGATAGCTTATATACGTGCTCGCAACATTAGGGACTTAACTTGCTAATTTGGACATTCCTGTCTACTTAGATTCAGAAAATGTGGGCAGACTCTTAAGCATAGGTGTAatgtgattttttctttattgtgtaaTTATAGATTCTggctcctcttcttcctcagaaGATGAGCGACCCAAAAGGTCCCATGTGAAGAATGGTGAGGTAGGCAGGCGGCGGAGACATTCCCCTTCCCGGAGTGCCTCTCCATCACCTCGAAAGCGCCAGAAAGAGACTTCCCCTCGGTAATGTCTTTTCTTCAGTAGTCTTCACTGGTGTTCTGTGTAGTTGTGATGAAACTTTGTAACTTATGGGATGGGCTAcaggtttattttagaaattggttaattccttcatttcaaGGGCTCCTAGAAGGAGGTGGTCAGATTTGGGAggttttggaatttttctttgctttatttggtGGTTACTACTAGTAATGAGATGTTAAGTTTTGTACCACCATGTCATATGTCTGCATGACTAGATCAGTTAAATCATAACATTAACTTCTGAATATCTttgaacatgtaaaaaaaaaaaaaatgaatcttcatTAGTGATACTTAACTCCATTGAAGTAAATAATTTGGTGAATGGAATTCTTgacctttgtttttctccactgcTCTCAGGATGCAAATGGGAAAGCGATGGCAATCGCCAATGACTAAAAGGTTGGTTAGACGCTACTTTGTAAATTAGGGTTACATGTCAAAGTTTTAGTGACTTAATTTGCTGTTTAGGTAACCTGATGCCATTCCTAGGTATACAGTGGGTATGGTTGTGGAGAAGTTCCTCagatatttaagtttattaaaagtatatttctttaCATGTCAAATGAATGATAGACTTACACACAGTGTTCATTTTAGAGTACCATTTGAGCTTAGATTTTTGTGCAGTTACAGTACTTGGATATTTTCCAAGAGataggataataataatagctcctTAGATTTAGTGGGGAGGGACTTTGTGATGACTTTAGGGTAGACAAGAAAAATTTGGGAAAGATTAGAAAGACTAAAGATGAAAGTGAGGCTCTGGCTCTGTTGAGTGTTTCCCACAGTAGGAAAGTAGgttgcatatttttattaaacCTTTTTGATCAGGTATCTGTGGGATTGTAAAACGTAACCTTTTAGAGcttaataaatagaaatagaaatctcTAATTGTAGCTTATCCcattaagtgagaaaaagaaaacaggcctAGAAGTGGTAAAATGAGTTTGTTAGGGTAGTAAGTAAAGTGACAAAGCCAGATCTTCGACCTGTGCTATTGGCATTATACCATTATACTGTCTTCACTGGTCTTCTgcttggggggaaggggggggtctTAGCTGCCGCTGAATTTCTGAGTATCTTTCCTGAAATGATCACATTGCCCTCTTTATGGCTCACTTTTTGaaactgttttgttttaggtAGTCTCAATTAGTAAGAGTTCTCTTGGAAAGATTCTTTGGAACTAGTCAGCAATGTTTGCGATGGAACAAACTAGTGTATTTGTGCTGCAGAATacttgacaataaaaaataaaaaaccttttaagagaaagataaacTTAGATGCTAAGGTATTCTGTTTCCAGCCATAATTACCTCTGACTTCTGTGAAAAGTCTAGTACAGCAGCTAAAAAGTTGCTTTACAAAGTCAGGTTAGtggtaagatttcttttttccacctGTTCGGGAACTACTTTCTATATTGGAAAGCAATTTCTCCGCAACACTGATGTTCATTATCCTGCTCCAGGgtgttttggttttcctctttaaaaaggCCTCGAGTTTTAGTGATGTTAGAAATTGGCTATCAGGTGTCCAGGatttaaagatggaggaagaatTCTTTGGAATCATGCTTCagtatttattctgtttatttttaagattttatttttttaagtaatctctacactcaacacggggcttgatcacAACCCcttgatcaagagtcacacgctccactgactgagccagccaggcatctcagtagttactgtatttttaagaGGGGACATAcagcctggtttttttttttttattatttcctatgtTAAGTTTAAATTTTGACAAAGTAACATTTTCCATGTTTGAAACACGTGTCTCTGGGATCGAACACTCCTCAACTTAAAGGATAACGAGGTACATTGATCCTAGTATTAAAAGGTTGGCATCACATCTCTATTTCTTGTCTTCATTACCAGCATGGCTAGTGAAGTGAGGTTGTTCTGAGAGCATGCTGGCCCCTTCTGATAAAACCTGTCTTCCTGCATACTTGAGGGTTAGTGACATCACATACTGAGACTTACTGAAACCGGTTCTCACGCAATTTGAGGGCACACTTTCCTACTCAATTTCTGCATGCAGTTGAAAGCTTAGCTTGGCGTCATTCAGAGTAACACTAGAAAATGCTTAGCTTTCTGTTGTTAGATTAAGTGGATGAAATCTATTAAGGATTCAGAATTTCTAATAATACAGTGAACAAGCTTGACCAAATCTTGGAAATATATTAAACCTGGCAtttatgtcattttctttctttcttttttttttttttagcatatacGGAAAAATTGAAATAGATTGATCTCAAAGAAATCAGCTTTTTGTTTTAACTCTTAAAATGTGTGCCTTACCAGCTCAGGTAGAACTCTGTAGCCTTCGGATCATAGAGCCGTGTGGTGTCAAGACTCCAGTCTTAAGCGATTATTAGATTTTTCTGGCATTCCTTAAGTTATGCTAGTTTGGTTATGgtgttatttgttctttttgggtATTTTCCTACATAGAAACAGGACATTGAAGGTCCTCACTGGAAGGGACCTTTTGGTTCCTCTGAGCctttcattttacaagtgaacATGAGGCACAAAATAAGTATCTCAGGCCATTCGTGTATCATAATAGATTCTAATCTGAGTCCCAATTTTTTAATGAGAGTTTCTGGTTAGATTTAAAGAGAAGTCACATAATCAACAGTAATAGCCTCTTAGGTTATTATATTTACTGATAACACTGGGAGTTCTTTATATCACTTCATTTTCTAAGTTTGCACCtgtaaacttttctttcttctttttaagttaaaaccCAAATGTCTTCTCCTATTTGAAATCTTGCTTACCTGTTGAATCAGTACTGTGGTCATCTTGTCTCCCCAGGTCCTGTAATTCTCAGGTTAACCCCGCTAGTAAAGTGGTTTCTCCTTTACTGTATTTTCGTATAATTAGtagttcatttcatttcattcatccaAAGCTTTTCTGTCTAGATAGATTGCCTTTTGtagtttattattataaatcTGTTCCAAGTGAAGTCTTAGTCCCCACGAGGCATAaacaaattgaaattgaaaattaaattgtgaaaataaaatttaaatgaatttcagaattttttctgttctgttagtAACAGAGCACTCTTTAGTTTTAAAGGGAGATCAAGACTAGTAAACtgtagaaaatatttccagattcACAGGAAACCTCAGTCCTATGCTGGGCAAGAAGTTGAAAACTACATTATGTGATTATGGCAAACTGGCTtggtgtatattttaatataaatctgGGGAGATTGCTATGAGTTAGTCCAGttgatacaattttatttttcatgtgtgcatttgtgtttgTTAAGTGTGTAACAGCTCAGAATTAAGGTTCCTAAGATTGTGTTTCAACCACACTGCTCCCAGTGATAGCTTTAGTGCTCaatttttaatcctttgtttttGAGATAGTGTTTTTAGTTAATAGTAAGCCAACTCTTGAATagtggaaatacatttttaaaaatcgagAACTTGGAACAGTGACATATAAATCTGGGGCCATAAGTccccaaatttaaaatttctgagttAGAACATTGAACTTTTCTGGGTTTTAAAGCAGTTGTTCTGTTTCTGATAAGGAAATAATCACCTAGAGAGCCTTTTTAGCACATACTGGCTAGACCATACGTAGTCTGGGCCTGGTGAGCACAGACTCAGATTAGTCTCCTAGGTAACTGAGGTGCATTCCAATGCTTTCAGCCAGTGTTttcgaacttttttttttaccctgtgtCATGTTGAGAATTTCTATATCATGACCCAGACTCTGCATATGTATatactgaaacaaaaattttacaaaacaaaatttaccGTTAACAAgtaaaatgatgattttctaaaATGCTGGTTCTCAGACAGAGCCTTGCTAATGATCCTGTTTAGTATGAAAAACATTGCTCTGAGGGATAGAGGAACAGTTGACTGCACTTTTGGTTAACAATGATTAAAACTATATCATCTGGATCACTTAATTGTAAATGCTGACTCCAAataacttgtaatttttttttttttttttttttttttttttagtggtagACGGAGGAggaccccctccccgccacccacCAGAAGGCGCCgttctccttctcctgcccctcctcctcgaAGGCGCAGGTCTCCCACACCACCACCTCGACGAAGGTATTTTATCGGATTTGCTAGTTGTAGCTGATTGGAacaacttaacttttttttttttttttttttaatgtttatttttgagaaagagagacagactacaagcaggggaggggcagagagagggagacacagaatcggaagcaggctccaggctccgagctgtcagcacagagcctgacgcagagctcaaatgagccatgacatcatgacctgagctaaagtcagatgcttacctgactgagccacccaggcgcccctaaaatggtTCTATTTTAAGGTGTGTGAATCACATGTCAGCAAAGATGTTAAATTAAAAGGTGAAGTCACTCTATTTAGTgattataaagggaaaaatactAAGTTTACAGTTTGGAATTCTGTCAGATACCTCCTTAAGTAAGGATTCAAAGTTAGCGGTAACACATAGTGGTATTATATAATTCCCAGATACCTCTGTAGCAGCCTTACCAATTCTACAGAACCTCAGTCAAATTTATTAGGgtatatcagacaaacccaaTTGAAGGATATTCTACAAGGTAACTGACTAGTACTCTTTAAAAACACCAGTCACGTAAGACAGGAATAGTTATGTATTGGCAGAAACTAAGGACGCATGATAACTAAATATAATGTAGAATTCTGATTTTTAGaacctggaacagaaaagaggcATTAGTGGGAAACTGTGGAGTTGTATTTTAGTTAATACCAAGTCAGTGCTAGGATTAATTTCataatttggataatttttttgtGGTTACGTGAGCGGTTAAGTGGCAACTCTCCATTATTTTTGTAACTCTTCCGTAAATcgaaatgatttcaaaataaaggggggaaaagatTTGTAATGATATTACTCAAATACGTTACCAAGCAATATGAGTGCCCGTTATATGCCAGGTAAAGTGCTGTAGGTGTTTTATATACTTCATCTCTAGTCCTTGAGGTGAACTTGCTTGCTAGGTGGTATTGttcccatttttcaggtgaggaaatggaggtgcCCATTACCATGTTGAACGAAAAGTGGTCTATTGTAAAGCTGAAGATATTTTTAGCTCAAGGTCTGAACATTTCAGGAGCAAATTAGGCAGTTGGAACTGAATGTTCTATTCAGGTCTAATTTTTAAAGAGGCGTGTGAGGACTATGTAGGAAATAAGCATTAAGAGGAAGTCCAGCTTGGACTTCCTCAGCGATGCATTGTTCTAGTAGGTAGACTTACAGTGAAAAGTGGTTTTTGAGACATAAAATGCAAGTCTGTCcttggcagggtggggtgggtgtagAGATATCTTTTAAAACTTGTGCAAGTGAACTCTTGTTATTAATACTAAGTCTAAATGCCAGCTCAAGAGAGCACCACATAGAAGAGCTCTTTAAAGTACAGATTTcctggggctcctaggtggctcagtcggttgggcggctgactttggctcaggtcatgttctcacagctcatgagttcaagccccgcgttgggctctgtgctgacagctcagagcctggagcctgcttcggattgtgtgtctctgccctctgcccctcccccgcgtgcgtgcgctctctctttctctctcttaaaaataagtaaacactaaaaaataaaataaaataaataaagtacagatATCCTAAGTTGCCCATAGTAGAGTCCTGCTAATGTAGTTGGCTAGCTATTGCATGATGATAAGGATGTTCAGTTTATGCAAGATTCTCTTCTCAAAAAAACATTCAGATTCCATATGGATTACGTTAAATGACATAATAAACTTTAATTCCAAAAACTTCAGATTTCTCCATTAAGCAGAATGTCCTCTTTTATAGTCATCTAGGATAAACCCACTaagtgatttcttttcctttaaatgagGATAAAGGCATAGTGTttccaattaaatattttttaaattaattaatttttaattccaattttttttttttttttttcaacgtttattgatttttgggacagagagagacagagcatgaacgggggagggacagagagagagggagacacagaatcggaaacaggctccaggctctgagccatcagcccagagcctgacgcggggctcaaactcacggaccgtgagatcgtgacctggctgaagtcggacgcttaaccgactgcgccacccaggcgcccctttaattccaatttttaattggaaacaCTTTCTGCCTGGCGCTAACTACAGTGGCGCCATAACTGCTGGTTAGTTTTCTGTGCATTCTGTTGCCTTATTCTGCTGGACCTTCCGACTTAATGGTGTGTTTTTCCTAGgactccttctcctcccccccggCGCCGCTCACCTTCCCCAAGAAGATACTCTCCTCCAATACAGAGGAGATACTCTCCTTCTCCGCCTCCAAAGAGAAGAACGGcttctccacctccccctcctAAACGTAGGGCATCGCCATCTCCACCACCAAAGCGCCGGGTCTCCCATTCTCCACCTCCCAAACAAAGAAGCTCCCCGGTCACCAAGAGACGTTCGCCTTCGTTATCATCAAAGCATAGGAAAGGGTCTTCCCCGAGCCGATCTACCCGGGAGCCCCGGTCGCCACAACCAAACAAACGGCATTCGCCCTCACCACGGCCTCGAGCTCCTCAGACCTCCTCAAGTCCTCCACCTGTTCGAAGAGGAGCATCATCGTCACCCCAAAGAAGGCAGTCCCCATCTCCAAGTACTAGGCCCATTAGGAGAGTCTCCAGGACTCCGGAAcccaaaaagacaaagaagtaaaaatattttatgcttttttggtTGGGAACACTGATTTGCATAGCCTTTTATGTTTGGAagccttttttccctttactgagaaattacagaaaataagcTGGTGGGAATACAGGCTTGTGAGGCAGGTTAAAGGTACTATTTGCagattcattttctgttttcaggaTAGTTCCTTTTGGCACACACTAAATGCCATAGGATTTTACTTGGTCCTTAGGGGTTGTCTGGTTTATTGAGGGATGTGTGTTTCCAAAACTGACCTCTGAAGTAATGCATAGAACATTTCTTACACGTCTGTGTATGACTGATAAAAGCAGTCTTGATTACAAGGAATTGGACATTCTTAATTTCATATAGGAAGTATTAACAATGGATAGAGGATTATGGGACTTAAACTACTCTCCAGGAGACTTAGATGATATGTGTTAGTAGAATCAGCTAGCAAACTAAGtactctaaaatatttaaaagtgtgtgACTTGGTTATATAATGGAAGTGGGTTATTTTCTCTTGGGAAAGACCTTTGTTCTTGGATATTAAATGTTTTGTTCTTCCCCTCTATTTCTAGGGCTGCCTCACCAAGCCCTCAGTCTGTAAGGAGGGTTTCATCCTCCCGATCTGTCTCAGGATCTCCTGAGCCGGCAGTTAAAAAACCCCCAGCACCTCAGTCTCCTGTCCAGTCTCAGTCACCCTCTACCAACTGGTCACCAGCGGTACCGGTCAAAAAGGCTAAAAGCCCAACACCAAGCCCATCTCCGGCAAGGGTATGTGTCTGCCctgttttatctttataattttatgtggTCACTTGGAAgcaaagacagttttttttttgttttttgtggctCAGAGCAGCAGCATTTTCTTTAGTTCCGATGGACTTCAAGGAAGCACAGATTAAGTGGTGGTGGTTGCATCATAGTCCACGCTTAATATTCTAGCCACCCACTGATTGACATTATGTCTAATACTGTTAAATTGTGTAATCTTGGTGGTTAAAATTGGACTGTATTTCTGCTGTTCGACACATTTGGGGACTCTTAAGATCACAGAATCAGTAAAACTTTCAAAATTAGATCGTGTGTATTAGtatggctcctttgtcataaaggaaaaaattctaatgttaacagtggttatatGTTAGAAAGAGAAACGATGAGtgatcttaatttttctttacgtgtagtgctcttcttttttcttcaatagGAAATACATTTACTTCTTTAACAAAAAATGAGTCTTAAAGCCTGTGAATTACTGGCTGAAGTGGGAAACAGCTGACCCTTGAGCAACGTGGGGCAGGGCCACTTCTCTGTGGAGTCTTTTTGATCAGTACAGAACAGCACTGTGCATgtgtttcctcttccttatgcttttcttaataacatttatttttctctagttcACTATATTGTAAGAATACGGTATAtgtttaatatacaaaatacgTGTCAATCAACTTACCAGTAAGGCGTCTGGTCTAcataggctgttagtagttaagtttggggacGGGGAGTCCAAAGTTATGTGCAGATTTTCAAAACTATGTGGGGGATTTACCTCTTatcccccacattgttcaagggtcaaccgtatGCATTGACAAGCACGCTACCTCCATTCTAGAGATAAGAGAAGTCATACGGTGGCTAGAGACCTGGCATTCATACAAGCATATGTTTAGAATAATAGCTGTATTTCTTCAAATCCTGCTACCTTTTGGGCTCTTATTGTGGATGGTTTACAGATATACCCATTTGATTCTTCTAACAGCTTTATCAGGGATTGCTGAACCAATTTTAGGTTGACAAAAGGGGCTCAGAAAAAGGGGATTTGTCTGAGGTCAGATGATTAACAGGTTCGGGAGCCAGAATTCACCTCAGACCCAGTTGAGTTCAGAGACATCTTttcctttgcacgtgctgttttTCCTTACATGTGGAGGTGGCCCCCGGATCCTGGAGCCCTGACTTGCAGCTTGTGGCTTGGAGACCTGGTGTAATGTGAAGTTAGCTGGGGAAAATCATAAAGAATCCGTTCCTTCGGGGTCCATTCTGACTCTTAAAATCCACGAAGAGCATCTTTGCTTTCATTGTGGTTCTCCTCTCCAGAAATCGTTTTCTTGGTAGGAATTGGCCTTGGGCTTTTCCACTCCCCGAGGCCTTAAGAAATCCTGAGATTTGTCCATTTAGTTATTATCTTGAAGGAATAAAATGTTAAGTTGGCCAAAATTTtaggttgattttatttttgttacttttctggATTTTTAGAACTCAGACCCCGAAGgaggtggaaagaaaaagaagaaaaagaaggacaagAAACACAAAAAGGATAAGAAGCACAAGAAGCacaaaaaacacaagaaggaAAAGGCCGTGGCTGCAGCCGCTGCGGCTGCTGTAACCCCTGCAGCCATCGCTGCTCCCACAACCACATCAGCACAGGAGGAACCAGAAGCGGAGCCCGAGCCTAAGAAGGTGTGTATGGATGCTGTCTTGCCGTTTATACGGATGGCCAgatatttgattttgagagagggcacaagtgggcgagggacagagagagaagtggggctcaagctcacgaaccgtgagatcacgacctgagccgaagtcagatgcttaactgactgagccacccaggcgtcctaagTAATTTTTTACAGTAATTGACTCCTCGGCTGTTAGCTGTCTTCTGGTCTATTCCTTGATGATCTACCAAGAACAGGAATTTGCCAAGACTAAGGAAAAGAGTAGAATGGCTACCAAAAgcttaatgtgtatttaaaaaataactttaaggtATAATTAACATGCCATCTACCCATTGACAGTGCGTGATTCAgaagcacctggttggcttagttggtagagtatgcaactcttgatcttgagggtcgtgagtttgacccccatgttgtgggtggagattacttaaaaataaagcttttaacatttttttagtttagttttgagagggagagcgcgagcaggggagggacagagaagggggaagagaggatgCGAAGTGGGTTCCGTGCCAACAGCAGCAaacccgaggcggggcttgaactcaccacgagaccatgacccgagcagaagttggatgctcaaccgactgacccaccccggcgccccaaaaataaaacttaaaaaaaaaaaaaaaaaaaaaaagaaactatatgaTTCAggggtttttagtgtattcatagAGTTGTGCAGCTGCTGCCACGATGTGGCTCTGCCCTGCACCCCACACCTTTTCGCCAGTTTCTCAAGACTCACCAGTGTGACTCCTCTGGTTTTAGGAGACCGAAAGCGAGCCCGAAGACAACCTCGATGACTTAGAAAAGCACCTGCGTGAAAAGGCGCTGAGGTCGATGCGGAAGGCTCAAGTGTCCCCACAGTCTTAGGTGGGAATGTGTGTTACGATGTACATTTTATTTGGTTTGTACGCAATTCAATTTCAAAATTGCTAAAATGTGTTTGAGCTTTAGACTATAACATTTGTTGTAATAATTGCTAGGTTGAAGTtcaccatgtaaaaaaaaaaagggcatggATTTACATTGCAAAAGGTGTCCACAGTGTATTAGTGACATTCTTTCATTGACAGCTGACATAAATTTCATTtagagtgaaatattttaagccaaaaaaaatcccctttttaaaaaagggggttTCAATATTGTTGGCATTCTTATGGTTTCTTTAAAGGCCTTGGCTATTCCCagaggttttcctttcttttcgtttttggttttttttttcccctttattttttctcatttgagtcTTAGCACCCATTTAAGTTATGATGCTTTCAACCTCGTATGGTTTGCAAGCTAGCCCAGAAATAAGACCACTGTTGAACTACCACAAAAGtataaatgaacattttgatGCCACAATCTTTCCTGTTGCCTGTGGAGTCTCTGCTGAAATGAATCCAGATTCGAGCTCTAGGATGAGACGGAAAATGAAAGCATGTTGTTTGCCAGGACACTGTGGGTTTATATGGATGTGTAACAAGTTGATTTGGAACACTGGAATTTCATTctattctgttgtgttttttttgtaaAGGCAATTAACTAGTCCCAGGAAGGATCCTTCAGTTAcataaaagtttgttttatgaAATGTCACGGCTCCATTCataattttgtcttgttcttccaACTGGTATATACAACTTTCAGAGCTCTCTCATATTTGGAAGGCTGGAAGGGCCCAGACTTTGAAATAGTGTCTTGTTTtcactgtttctgttttgtttttttgtttttttttttttttaaactaaagctATATAAAGCTTGTGGATTAAacagaataaatttctaaatttaaaaacgtTTGCCACTCACTTTTACTTAATCGTCTCAATACTGTGGGAacccaccttttttaaaaaaatgttacagttaAGCCTATATTTTTACCCTCTTGGCACCTTTGACACAGTAAAGATTGAGCAAGGAAAGTAAAAGGTGGTGAAATTATTCTGCCGTCTTTAATTGATGTGGTACGTGCTGTGAAGGGCGAGTGTATGGTAATATGTAACGGACAGGGCAGAGTCGACTCGGCACCTCAAGCGGAGCAGTATCTGTGTATATGCCTACACATAGAAAATGCCCACACATCTTAACTTCAGGAAACCTCGGTGGGATGGTTTTTACCTGAAGGACATGGTCATAAAGGGGCTGTTTTTACCGTGGGTTTTTAGAGTAATTTGTAAAAAGGCAGAAGCTCAGTTAATGAAGCTGCTTCTGTAGTGACCTAGAATCTGTGATCGATAACAGAATCTTATGTGTGTGCTGTAACTTAAGTCTGAGCATCTTTCACGTGACTTCCTTTCGATTTTATAATTCTGTTATTTAAGGAAAGCGCAGAATGTGCAGTTTCTAAAATGGTC belongs to Panthera tigris isolate Pti1 chromosome C1, P.tigris_Pti1_mat1.1, whole genome shotgun sequence and includes:
- the SRRM1 gene encoding serine/arginine repetitive matrix protein 1 isoform X10, coding for MMQINLTGFLNGKNAREFMGELWPLLLSAQENIAGIPSAFLELKKEEIKQRQIEQEKLASMKKQDEDKDKRDKEEKESSREKRERSRSPRRRKSRSPSPRRRSSPVRRERKRSHSRSPRHRTKSRSPSPAPEKKEKTPELPEPSVKVKEPSVQEATSTSDILKVPKPEPVPEPKEPSPEKNSKKEKEKEKTRPRSRSRSKSRSRTRSRSPSHTRPRRRHRSRSRSYSPRRRPSPRRRPSPRRRTPPRRMPPPPRHRRSRSPVRRRRRSSASLSGSSSSSSSSRSRSPPKKPPKRTSSPPRKTRRLSPSASPPRRRHRPSPPATPPPKTRHSPTPQQSNRTRKSRVSVSPGRTSGKVTKHKGTEKRESPSPAPKPRKVELSESEEDKGGKMAAADSVQQRRQYRRQNQQSSSDSGSSSSSEDERPKRSHVKNGEVGRRRRHSPSRSASPSPRKRQKETSPRMQMGKRWQSPMTKSGRRRRTPSPPPTRRRRSPSPAPPPRRRRSPTPPPRRRTPSPPPRRRSPSPRRYSPPIQRRYSPSPPPKRRTASPPPPPKRRASPSPPPKRRVSHSPPPKQRSSPVTKRRSPSLSSKHRKGSSPSRSTREPRSPQPNKRHSPSPRPRAPQTSSSPPPVRRGASSSPQRRQSPSPSTRPIRRVSRTPEPKKTKKAASPSPQSVRRVSSSRSVSGSPEPAVKKPPAPQSPVQSQSPSTNWSPAVPVKKAKSPTPSPSPARNSDPEGGGKKKKKKKDKKHKKDKKHKKHKKHKKEKAVAAAAAAAVTPAAIAAPTTTSAQEEPEAEPEPKKETESEPEDNLDDLEKHLREKALRSMRKAQVSPQS